One stretch of Rhinolophus ferrumequinum isolate MPI-CBG mRhiFer1 chromosome 3, mRhiFer1_v1.p, whole genome shotgun sequence DNA includes these proteins:
- the ADGRF1 gene encoding adhesion G-protein coupled receptor F1 isoform X1 — translation MRVPVFWLISFFIITEGGDGILGGNEDIKTKRELIVNKKRHPGPVQEYELLLQLSYKDSKEKRDLKNLLKLLQPPSLWLHGSMEIVRAKATTYCGNRNGVLRCACENGYTWFPPSCLDPQKCYLHVAESPQSCDCHPNNLTQSVNFCERTKVWGTFKINERFTKDLLNSSSAMYSKYTTGIEIQLKEAYKRIQGFESVRVTQFRDGNIIAGYEVVGSSSASDLLSAMEQVAGKAKAGLRKLFPLEDDSFRIFGEVQCNDIFFGFGFNNDEYTLPCSRGYTGNITAKCQPFGWQVIRETCVLSQLEELKKNFSVIAGNATEAAMSSLVQNLSVVIQQNPSTTAGNLASVVSILGNVSSLSLASHFRVSNSTMEDVISIADHILNSASVNNWTILLQEEKHASSQLLETLENISILVPPTALPLNFSREFINWKGIPVSESQHKIGYNYQTELFPPNTSIPVRGRVIIGSDQFQRSLPETIISMASLTLGNILPITKNRNYHVNGPVISTLIQNYSVNEIFLIFSKIDSNLSQPHCVFWDFSHLQWDDAGCHLVNETPDTVMCRCTHLTSFSMLMSPFVPPAITPVVKWITFVGLGLSIGSLILCLIIEALFWKEVKKSQTSHTRHICMVNIALCLLIADVWFIIAANVKATVNPSGICIAAVFFTHFFYLSLFFWMLVLGILLAYRIVFVFHHMAISLMMAVGVCLGYGCPLIISVITIAVTEPNNGYRRKDSCWLNWSSGSKPLLALAVPALTIVAVNLVVVLVVLTKLWRPTVGERLSQDNKATIVRVGKSLLILTPLLGLTWGFGIGTMVDSQNVVWHVIFALLNASQGFFILCFGMLLDSKLRQLLFNKLSPLNSWKQTSKQNSSDLSAKPKGAKFFNPLQHKGTYAFSHTGESSNDIMLTQFFSTE, via the exons gGAAATGAGgatatcaaaacaaaaagagagctCATTGTGAATAAGAAAAGGCATCCAG GCCCAGTGCAGGAATATGAGCTGCTGCTTCAATTGTCCTATAAAGATTCCAAGGAGAAAAGAGACTTAAAGAATTTGCTGAAGCTTTTGCAGCCTCCATCATTATGGTTACATGGGTCAATGGAGATTGTCAGAGCAAAGGCGACCACAT ATTGTGGCAACCGGAATGGGGTCCTCCGGTGTGCTTGTGAAAATGGCTACACCTGGTTCCCTCCGTCATGCCTTGATCCCCAGAAATGCTACCTTCACGTGGCTGAATCACCCCAGAGCTGTGACTGTCATCCCAACAACCTCACCCAGAGTGTTAATTTCTGTGAGAGAACAA AGGTCTGGGGCactttcaaaattaatgaaagattTACAAAAGACCTTTTGAATTCATCTTCTGCTATGTACTCCAAATATACCACTGGAATTGAAATTCAA CTTAAAGAAGCATACAAAAGAATTCAAGGTTTTGAGTCCGTTCGAGTCACCCAATTTCG AGATGGAAACATCATTGCTGGGTATGAAGTTGTTGGCTCCAGCAGTGCATCTGACCTGCTGTCCGCCATGGAACAGGTGGCGGGGAAGGCTAAGGCAGGCCTTCGCAAGCTGTTTCCACTAGAAGATGACTCTTTCAGAATATTTGGAGAAG tcCAGTGTAACGACATTTTCTTTGGATTTGGGTTTAACAATGATGAGTATACTCTTCCCTGTAGCAGAGGCTATACTGGAAACATCACGGCCAAGTGCCAGCCCTTTGGGTGGCAGGTCATCAGGGAGACATGTGTGCTCTCTCAGCTGGAAGAACTGAAGAAG AATTTCAGTGTGATCGCAGGCAATGCCACTGAGGCAGCCATGTCATCCTTGGTGCAAAATCTTTCAGTCGTCATTCAGCAAAACCCATCAACCACAGCTGGGAATCTGGCTTCAGTGGTTTCGATTCTGGGCAATGTCTCATCCCTGTCACTGGCAAGCCATTTCAGGGTGTCCAATTCAACAATGGAG GATGTCATCAGTATCGCTGACCACATCCTTAATTCAGCATCGGTAAACAACTGGACAATATTACTGCAGGAGGAAAAGCATGCCAGCTCACAACTCCTAGAGACACTGGAAAACATCAGCATTCTGGTACCTCCAACAGCCCTGCCTCTGAATTTTTCTCGGGAATTCATTAACTGGAAAGGAATTCCAGTGTCTGAAAGCCAACATAAGATAGGTTACAACTATCAGACTGAACTATTCCCCCCAAATACCTCCATTCCCGTCAGAGGCCGTGTGATAATTGGATCCGACCAATTCCAGAGGTCCCTTCCAGAAACTATTATCAGCATGGCCTCGTTGACCCTGGGGAACATTCTACCCATTACCAAAAACAGAAATTATCATGTCAATGGGCCCGTGATATCCACGCTTATCCAAAACTATTCCGTAAATgaaattttcctgattttttccaAGATCGATTCAAACTTGAGCCAGCCTCATTGCGTGTTTTGGGATTTCAGTCATTTGCAATGGGACGATGCAGGCTGCCACCTAGTGAATGAAACTCCAGACACGGTGATGTGCCGGTGTACTCACCTGACCTCCTTTTCCATGCTGATGTCACCCTTTGTCCCCCCTGCCATCACTCCTGTTGTGAAATGGATCACCTTTGTGGGACTGGGTTTATCCATTGGAAGTCTCATTTTATGCCTGATCATTGAGGCTCTGTTTTGGAAGGAGGTCAAGAAAAGCCAAACCTCGCACACACGTCATATTTGCATGGTGAACATAGCGCTTTGCCTCCTGATTGCCGATGTTTGGTTTATTATTGCTGCCAATGTGAAGGCTACGGTAAACCCTTCTGGAATCTGCATAGCGGCAGTGTTCTTTACGCATTTTTTCTACCTCTCCTTGTTCTTTTGGATGCTCGTGCTTGGCATCCTGCTGGCCTACCGGATTGTCTTCGTGTTCCATCACATGGCCATTTCTTTGATGATGGCTGTCGGGGTCTGCCTGGGCTACGGGTGTCCTCTCATCATATCCGTCATCACCATTGCAGTCACGGAACCTAATAATGGCTACAGAAGGAAAGATAGTTGTTGGCTTAACTGGTCCAGTGGCAGCAAACCCCTCTTGGCCCTTGCTGTTCCTGCACTGACCATTGTGGCTGTGAATTTGGTCGTGGTGCTCGTAGTTCTCACAAAGCTCTGGAGGCCCACTGTTGGAGAAAGACTGAGTCAGGACAACAAGGCCACTATCGTCCGCGTGGGGAAGAGCCTCCTCATCCTGACCCCTCTGCTGGGGCTCACCTGGGGCTTTGGCATAGGAACAATGGTGGACAGCCAGAATGTGGTGTGGCATGTTATTTTTGCATTGCTCAATGCATCCCAG GGTTTTTTCATCTTATGTTTTGGAATGCTCTTGGACAGTAAG CTGCGACAACTACTGTTCAACAAGCTGTCTCCTTTAAACTCTTGGAAGCAAACATCAAAG
- the ADGRF1 gene encoding adhesion G-protein coupled receptor F1 isoform X2 — protein sequence MRVPVFWLISFFIITEGGDGILGGNEDIKTKRELIVNKKRHPGPVQEYELLLQLSYKDSKEKRDLKNLLKLLQPPSLWLHGSMEIVRAKATTYCGNRNGVLRCACENGYTWFPPSCLDPQKCYLHVAESPQSCDCHPNNLTQSVNFCERTKVWGTFKINERFTKDLLNSSSAMYSKYTTGIEIQLKEAYKRIQGFESVRVTQFRDGNIIAGYEVVGSSSASDLLSAMEQVAGKAKAGLRKLFPLEDDSFRIFGEVQCNDIFFGFGFNNDEYTLPCSRGYTGNITAKCQPFGWQVIRETCVLSQLEELKKNFSVIAGNATEAAMSSLVQNLSVVIQQNPSTTAGNLASVVSILGNVSSLSLASHFRVSNSTMEDVISIADHILNSASVNNWTILLQEEKHASSQLLETLENISILVPPTALPLNFSREFINWKGIPVSESQHKIGYNYQTELFPPNTSIPVRGRVIIGSDQFQRSLPETIISMASLTLGNILPITKNRNYHVNGPVISTLIQNYSVNEIFLIFSKIDSNLSQPHCVFWDFSHLQWDDAGCHLVNETPDTVMCRCTHLTSFSMLMSPFVPPAITPVVKWITFVGLGLSIGSLILCLIIEALFWKEVKKSQTSHTRHICMVNIALCLLIADVWFIIAANVKATVNPSGICIAAVFFTHFFYLSLFFWMLVLGILLAYRIVFVFHHMAISLMMAVGVCLGYGCPLIISVITIAVTEPNNGYRRKDSCWLNWSSGSKPLLALAVPALTIVAVNLVVVLVVLTKLWRPTVGERLSQDNKATIVRVGKSLLILTPLLGLTWGFGIGTMVDSQNVVWHVIFALLNASQGFFILCFGMLLDSKLRQLLFNKLSPLNSWKQTSKQNSSDLSAKPKGAKFFNPLQHKGNTLGEEKFITKEYQPK from the exons gGAAATGAGgatatcaaaacaaaaagagagctCATTGTGAATAAGAAAAGGCATCCAG GCCCAGTGCAGGAATATGAGCTGCTGCTTCAATTGTCCTATAAAGATTCCAAGGAGAAAAGAGACTTAAAGAATTTGCTGAAGCTTTTGCAGCCTCCATCATTATGGTTACATGGGTCAATGGAGATTGTCAGAGCAAAGGCGACCACAT ATTGTGGCAACCGGAATGGGGTCCTCCGGTGTGCTTGTGAAAATGGCTACACCTGGTTCCCTCCGTCATGCCTTGATCCCCAGAAATGCTACCTTCACGTGGCTGAATCACCCCAGAGCTGTGACTGTCATCCCAACAACCTCACCCAGAGTGTTAATTTCTGTGAGAGAACAA AGGTCTGGGGCactttcaaaattaatgaaagattTACAAAAGACCTTTTGAATTCATCTTCTGCTATGTACTCCAAATATACCACTGGAATTGAAATTCAA CTTAAAGAAGCATACAAAAGAATTCAAGGTTTTGAGTCCGTTCGAGTCACCCAATTTCG AGATGGAAACATCATTGCTGGGTATGAAGTTGTTGGCTCCAGCAGTGCATCTGACCTGCTGTCCGCCATGGAACAGGTGGCGGGGAAGGCTAAGGCAGGCCTTCGCAAGCTGTTTCCACTAGAAGATGACTCTTTCAGAATATTTGGAGAAG tcCAGTGTAACGACATTTTCTTTGGATTTGGGTTTAACAATGATGAGTATACTCTTCCCTGTAGCAGAGGCTATACTGGAAACATCACGGCCAAGTGCCAGCCCTTTGGGTGGCAGGTCATCAGGGAGACATGTGTGCTCTCTCAGCTGGAAGAACTGAAGAAG AATTTCAGTGTGATCGCAGGCAATGCCACTGAGGCAGCCATGTCATCCTTGGTGCAAAATCTTTCAGTCGTCATTCAGCAAAACCCATCAACCACAGCTGGGAATCTGGCTTCAGTGGTTTCGATTCTGGGCAATGTCTCATCCCTGTCACTGGCAAGCCATTTCAGGGTGTCCAATTCAACAATGGAG GATGTCATCAGTATCGCTGACCACATCCTTAATTCAGCATCGGTAAACAACTGGACAATATTACTGCAGGAGGAAAAGCATGCCAGCTCACAACTCCTAGAGACACTGGAAAACATCAGCATTCTGGTACCTCCAACAGCCCTGCCTCTGAATTTTTCTCGGGAATTCATTAACTGGAAAGGAATTCCAGTGTCTGAAAGCCAACATAAGATAGGTTACAACTATCAGACTGAACTATTCCCCCCAAATACCTCCATTCCCGTCAGAGGCCGTGTGATAATTGGATCCGACCAATTCCAGAGGTCCCTTCCAGAAACTATTATCAGCATGGCCTCGTTGACCCTGGGGAACATTCTACCCATTACCAAAAACAGAAATTATCATGTCAATGGGCCCGTGATATCCACGCTTATCCAAAACTATTCCGTAAATgaaattttcctgattttttccaAGATCGATTCAAACTTGAGCCAGCCTCATTGCGTGTTTTGGGATTTCAGTCATTTGCAATGGGACGATGCAGGCTGCCACCTAGTGAATGAAACTCCAGACACGGTGATGTGCCGGTGTACTCACCTGACCTCCTTTTCCATGCTGATGTCACCCTTTGTCCCCCCTGCCATCACTCCTGTTGTGAAATGGATCACCTTTGTGGGACTGGGTTTATCCATTGGAAGTCTCATTTTATGCCTGATCATTGAGGCTCTGTTTTGGAAGGAGGTCAAGAAAAGCCAAACCTCGCACACACGTCATATTTGCATGGTGAACATAGCGCTTTGCCTCCTGATTGCCGATGTTTGGTTTATTATTGCTGCCAATGTGAAGGCTACGGTAAACCCTTCTGGAATCTGCATAGCGGCAGTGTTCTTTACGCATTTTTTCTACCTCTCCTTGTTCTTTTGGATGCTCGTGCTTGGCATCCTGCTGGCCTACCGGATTGTCTTCGTGTTCCATCACATGGCCATTTCTTTGATGATGGCTGTCGGGGTCTGCCTGGGCTACGGGTGTCCTCTCATCATATCCGTCATCACCATTGCAGTCACGGAACCTAATAATGGCTACAGAAGGAAAGATAGTTGTTGGCTTAACTGGTCCAGTGGCAGCAAACCCCTCTTGGCCCTTGCTGTTCCTGCACTGACCATTGTGGCTGTGAATTTGGTCGTGGTGCTCGTAGTTCTCACAAAGCTCTGGAGGCCCACTGTTGGAGAAAGACTGAGTCAGGACAACAAGGCCACTATCGTCCGCGTGGGGAAGAGCCTCCTCATCCTGACCCCTCTGCTGGGGCTCACCTGGGGCTTTGGCATAGGAACAATGGTGGACAGCCAGAATGTGGTGTGGCATGTTATTTTTGCATTGCTCAATGCATCCCAG GGTTTTTTCATCTTATGTTTTGGAATGCTCTTGGACAGTAAG CTGCGACAACTACTGTTCAACAAGCTGTCTCCTTTAAACTCTTGGAAGCAAACATCAAAG